DNA sequence from the Oncorhynchus clarkii lewisi isolate Uvic-CL-2024 chromosome 24, UVic_Ocla_1.0, whole genome shotgun sequence genome:
GAATGAGCTGGAGCACATCATGGAAATACTGGTAGAGTCTTGATCACCAGAGCTTTGAGGAAATTATTACATTATTAAGAGAACAAGACGTTTAAATGTAGTGTTTACTCTGTCCAGTTGATCACATGGTTTAATGACTGAAATGTGATGTTTTTATACAAAAGAAGGAAAGGCTGAATGAGAGACTAGCCTACTTTTTCAATTAGTGGTGTTTTAAATGTTAAATGTAATATCCCTTATACCTAGCTATATCAATAGATTATATTGTAAGATGTTGCTAATAGCAAAGCAGTTCAGATTGATGTCCAATGAATTAATTTGTGTGTAGGATTGACTCAAACAGTTGGAATTTTGGAATACCATTACATGCCTCAGGCATCTATTAAAGGGAAGATAGAGGACAGTTTTTAAATGTGAAAAAAACTTTAACCTGAGGGGAAATGTCTTCTGTGAAGAAATCCCTTTCATTGGTAAGTTGTGGGTTAATGTTGAACACATTCTCACATCCTTCAATATCACAAAAGTacatatacctttatttaactaggcaagtcagttaagaacaaattcttattttcaatgacggcctaggaacagtgggataactgcctgttcaggggcagaacgacagccctaaccactaggctaccctgccgccctataATACAATAATACTGCATTGTATTTGTCAGTATGTTCTTTAGTAGTAGTCTACTTTGCCTAACCAGTATGCATAATTAGGCTACACACTAACTTACAGTTAGCTTCAGCCATTAGCAAATACAAATATTACCTTAACCTGAGTTACTGGCTGTGAAATGTCATGGTGCTTACCAGTAGTTCAATATCCGGTTATAACAGCTGGAGGTAATATAGAGGAATTCCTCAATATGgttctgttgtgtgtgtgcaaTGATGTCTAAGGGAGAaaattttgttttttttgttgcagtaaCTTGgttgttgtaatatcccaaacGAACTTGGCAGTTTCATCAATAAGGATTTCATTAACGTCTATTGTGCTGCATTTTTATAGAAAATGTCTAACCAGTGTCATAAATGGTTCAAAGGATGAGTTATTTATAGAAACTTCATATTTAAATGTTCAGCTAAATATGTAATCTTTTTGTTCCACAATTGCAGTTTGTTTTATATTCTTGTTTATATAATGTATTTTGGCTTAATGCCCTGAAAAAGGAAATGATGCTTACATTTTACAATAAAAGACATGTAAGTGCACTGTCTAATTTATGCCCATTGACGTAGCATAAATTCTGAAATTAAATGGGTTTGTGCCAATCTTTTCAAACAGTTTCACTTGTCTAAACTGCGACAGTAGAATCACACCTCTTCGGTGGGGATCCTGCTGCAGAACACGAGCAAGCAGCCAGAGAAAAATACTCAATGTACCGTGTTCCCTAGTGGACATAAGTGTCAGAACAATGCAAGTGTAGCTGGATCATGTGCTGTTGAATTGTTAAAGTGCATGTGAAAAGTGTAATAAGTTTGTAGCAACTGATAATGTATTAACTAACTGCCAATAATGTAATCGCTGCTAATGTAATAACTTTTGTATTTATCATGTAAAAAATGGACAATAAATATACTGAACGCATAACGTGATAGCTTTTTTGCGCGTAATGTAATCGTTATTACATTATGCTTTGATTGCAGACATTGAAACCAATCGATAGCGCTGACGACATCTAAGTATTCATGTGGAAAACTCCTGGTAGCTCATAAAGCCGAAAGAATTTGAATTTCAAGCGTGCCATGTTGGTGAATGGGCCCAGAGAAAGGAGATGGAATCTCATTGGGTAATGAATTGAGGAACGTTTAACGCCCCACCCAGCAGACTGTCTACCAATCTCGTTCACGTCGTTATGCAGCGTCACACGGTTGCTAAAATAATCGTCTCACAATCTCTTCTCTGTGTCAGGGTATGAGTAAAGAAACGGCTATTTTCCTCGACGGTACTTAATGTCACGATTCCAAAGCTATACAGTATCACATATAGCAAGTTAAATAGCTTATATCATggaaaatatttgtaatgttgtaCATCTTGTTGACGAAATTCATGCTAATGTTGACTTTTTGAGCTAGCGcccaattgattcccattcaccCCTTGAAGGAGAGCGCTTCTTGTCCCATAATAATAGCCCAGCATGCACCTCGTGGCCCATTGCCTTAGTATGGACAACGTTTCTCATCTACTCAAAAGTATATCTGCCCTTGCgaatgtcagactccactctgtGAGGCTCATCGATCTGCAGTTTGAACATGGTGAGACtagactcctaaattgatagtgTAGTTTGTTTAAGCGATTTGACAGCTAAATAGATACTTTACATGGTGATATtgtctttggtattattgtgtgtagccaGCCCATAGAGCAAGCATTGCATTGTAAACTTTGTCGtcgacttgagctgcaacagatttccacaacgATTTTCCATGTTGCTACCAAATgccaaaatgaagaaaaaaaatcacttttttttctcacatgtttgttatttaacactgtaaatTAAAGGAAAGACTGGTTTTGGGTGAAAATGTCCTTAAATATGTCTATGGTTATGAGGGTGCAAGCTTCCTCATAGCCTGCCGGCCAGTGATTGGGCTGTGTTAGCACGTGGTCTTGTGTGACGgaaaatgtatactgaacaaaaataaacgcaacatgcaacaatttcaaagattttacttaaattacagctcatataaggaaatcagtcaattaaaatcaattcattaggccctaatctatggattccacatgactgagaatacagatatgcatatgttggtcagatacccagtggtggaaaaagttccCAATagccatacttgagtaaaagtatagataccttaatagagtGAAAATGAAAGTCAgacagtaaaatattacttgagtaaaagtctaaaagtatttggttataaatatacttaagtatcaaaagtaaaagtataaatcatttgaaattccttatattaagaaaagCAGAccgcaccattttcttgtttttaaaatgtacgaacattatttacaaaatatgcatttgtgtttagtgagtccaccaggccAGAGGCAGTACGGATGACCATGTGTtttaccattttcctgtcctgctaagcattcaagagtacttttggttgtcagggaaaatgtatggagtaaaaagtacagtgttttctttaggaatgtagtgaagtaaaagtagtcaaacatataaatagtaaagtacagttaCCCAAACGTCACATtttagtgtccttttattgtccccatcacaaggtgcacctgtgtgatgatcatgctgtttaatcagcctcttgttatgccacacctgtcaggttgatggattattttggcaaaggagacatGCTCACTAACATGTATGGCCGTTGCTGCTTCCTGTGATGTAATATTGTCTCTACCTttttgctgttgtctgtgcccaacaatgttCTTATTATGTTTGTGTTGtatcatgttgtgctgctaccgtgttgttgtcatgatgtgttgctaccatgctgtgttgtcatgtttctGCCATGCTGTTGTGGCCTTAGGTCTCTTTTTAtctagtgttgtggtgtctctcttgtcatgatgtgtgttttgacctacatttttattttttattcctgCCCCCGTACCCGCAGCAGGCCGTTTTGCCTCTTGGTAAGCcttcattgtaaacaagaatttgttcttaactgacttgcctagttaaatatattgtaatgaaacaacagggagcaggtctcgaaccctcgaccttctagcccgaggtccggcgcgctattgactgtgccgcaaaagcatgctcgtgctgCAGAGTCGATTTCCGTGCTTATAAATCCAGGGTCATTTGTtgacaaaatttgagagaaatacactttttgtgccCAGCAGAGTTTGTGACACTGGATGTAGGTTTTCATCAACCTAAATGTTTTTCATCAATAGTGTAATAACTTAAACCAATCacttgttttatattttttgcagatttttctctccaatttcgtggtatccaaacaCCCAAACtctctgtcttgtctcatcgctgcaactctcgtacggactcgggagaggcgtgCATCATCCcaaacacgacccaaccaagccgcactgcttcttgacacaatgcccacttaacccggaagccagccgcacgtATGTGTggctggcgaccgtgtcagcatgcactgcgcccggcccgccacaggagttgctagtgacCCAGGCCCTTCtcacccaattgctcagttttgccgggcggccagctctaggaagagtcttggtggtttcaaacttcttccattttagaatgatggaggccactgtgttcttggggaccttcaatgctgcagacattttttggtacccttccccagatctgtgcctcgacacaagccCGTCTccaagctctacggacaattccttcgatctcatggcttggtttttgctttgacatgcactgtcaactgtgggaccttatatagacaggtgtgtgcgcctttccaaatcatgtccaatcaattgaattcaccacaggtggactccaatcaagttgtagaaagggtgatcaatggaaacaggatgcacctgagtgaAATagggtatttttgtttttttatttgaatacatttgcacaaatttctaaacctgttttcgctttgtcattgtggggtattgtgtgtagatttatgaggaaaggggaaggggtctgaatactttcccgaatgcccTGTATGTTCAGGTCATGTGGAGATATTACAGATAACAGTCCCAAACTGTAATGAAAATGCCACGATCTCCCCCTTTATGTCTGCTGGGAAACATGAGTTTGGGCTCGCCAACATTAGTTCACTGGTTTAATGAACTGGACAATTACGTTCCCTTAGTAATATCAAATAAGGATTcaggaatgtggtgtgttgtccACTATTACTGAAGCATGACACTTGATATACATGAGACAAGAGTAAATTTAGTTATTACATTGTGTTATTACATTGTTTAAAATTATTACATTCATTTAAAAAGGTGACCCACTTAATTTTGTAATAATCAACACAATGTAATAATTATTACATTATGCACAAACATTTAGCAATTTATTACATTATCAGCATTTATAACAAATGCAAAAGTTATTACATTAGCAGCCATTACATTATTGGCAGATATTACATTGTCATTTGCCACTACGTACATTGACAAACTTCCTACATGCTAATCCTGAACAATCTGTCACATAGCTTTCACAATGGCACTTCCTAACGTTGAACAAATGACAACTGCACATCAGAACACATATACTTGGTTTTTATTTTCAATCCTTTTGTTCCCTAAATTTGTTATCCTTCAGATGATATCCttgtctttttttcttctttttattttttaaaacacatGACCATGTCACACCACAGGCAAAAACAAAGCCGGGAAAAGCCCACGCTATTCCTAGGAATGTTATCCATCATATGACTCAAGACAAAGTctcaagcaatggctttttcaCATAGTTACTAGGGAGCGGCAACAAACTCCTTCAAAAGATGGGCACTATAAGGAGTTTGTTTAGTTTTGAAATATCAGATATTTCTGTATGACCTTCCCTGATCAACCCTGACCTAAAAACCACAAAAGGGTACATGAAAATATCAGTATATGATACTTAAATATTTTTTGGTctgaaacaaaaaaaaaagtgataCATAATCAGAATCAGTCCCAACCAGAAGTGTTCTCTGTAGGTTATGGATTAACAACCTTTTCCCTCCTTGACGAACAACCCTCGCCAAGTGTCAACTGGGTGCACTGGTGCATCTGTAGAGTTTTTGTTTCTCTTTGGTTTAGTTGCGCTGTCATAGCAGGAAGGTCTGACCTGACCCATGAGTTGCCTCACAGTGGTAAAGATAGTCTTTGGTGCCTATATAGTGTCAGGTTTTAAACTCATCCCTGTGTTGCTGTAAAACAGTGACTGTAGTTTAAACTGTTTGACCTGACTGATGTAAAGGAGAACGGGCCAGAGTGGAGTGAGTCCTTATCGGTTGATGGTGTTATAGGAGATCTGGGAGGCCGGATCCAGGGGCTTGGCCGAGTCCTCCGCCTCATGCTGGTCCTCGTGGCCGGCCTCGATGATgggctccttgtcctcctctatATCCTCATCACAGTGGGGGAGCTGGAAGAAAGAAGTCAGGCCATGCAGGTCGGCCATCCGGTGGAAGGCACGCAGGACCAGGTACATCATCATCAGCCCGACAAACAGGTACACTGCAGAGGACAGAGACCACAACATTAATTCAACATCAGCAAGTATACGCTATGGGAAGAAGCATTATACATGGACACAGTCACTTGTCTCACAAAGCGCAAATTCACCACACTGGTGTGCTTGAGCTGTATTCCTGCTGGACAAGAAGAAAACCACAAAGGGGGCCGTCTTCAGACTTCTACAACGGGCTTCCTCACGATACAGTTATGCTTATATGCCATATCATGGTTCATTTGTTTCAACAGCTCAGCTCACTGCAGCTCAGTAAGCAGAGTAGACTTACACCTCCCTTGTGACTTAAATTCTGTCATGCCATGTGAGGTATTTTGAGACAGGAAAAGTATATTACGACATGAGCAAAACAACCTATTTTCCCAGTAGTTGAAACTTTAATGAGAACTACACCCACAATTTTAGCAATTGTCTGAGAATGGTGCTGGACCATATGacataaaaagaagaagaaaagggtAGTGTGATGAACAAAGTTCAAAtccaggtcatgtgacatgatcaaccaaaacacagggccctaaaaCAAGGTTGAGACAATGCCAGAGTACAACAAACACCACTTGGCTCTAAAACAGTGAGGTTATTTTGAgagagaataaaaaaaaaaaggtaattcCAGTAATTCAATTATACCAGAACTAAGAGCATAACTCTGACAAATGTCATGAGACAATATGAAATCCTTCCAAGTACAAGTTGGGTAGATGGTGTGGTATCCTTGACTCCCTACTGCAACATGCCCTTAAGATGAGAGCAATTTCACCACACATTGCTCTCTTCCCAAAACAAGAAGCCCAATTCAAATTCCCCCATCCAGTATACCAACCAAATCACAGACATTGTGGGATACATGGAGGGGGCAGTGGAGCGACACTTTAGTTTCCTCCTGAAAACCACAAGGGGGCGTCCTCAGACTTCTACAAATGTACAGTACAAATGTACTCAAACGATAAACCGTACTGCGTATTTTCAATATCAGAATTACATGTCTAGGGTCAATACAGGGATAAGGAATGCAGCATTTTTCTTTCATCGGCTGAACTATGTTAAATCAGGAGACTCATGCAGTCAGCATTCTGACTAATATCTCCTGACATTTGGCCCACAAATGTTGGCTCAGGACATTGAGCACAATGAAGGGCAGAGatgtcctgtcctctcatcttCAAATTATGAGTATTTCAAATATATCTTACATAAGCACATTTAAAAACTAAAACAAAACAGCATTTACTAGTTCTTAAAATTGCTTCCTTGGACGTTATAGATCCTTTTGACCGGAGTGCACTActtgagaggaggaggagcactcAGGAAGCGCCAGTTCTCACATCCGAGGTGTGAAAGTTCCTGCGGTTTCACAGAGACACAACACCATTTTCCACCAGAGGGCCTAGCCATCTCAGTTCTGGACAAGATGTCACATTCTGGCTTCTCTAATGTGAGGTGGTGTTGGGGCCGAGCGTCTCCCACTTCACTCAAGTGTCTGCACACGCTCAAAATTGTCAAGTCCACTTATTACTATGCACATCCCTCTGTTTAAAACATTGATGCAAACTCCACCCATTCGTTCAGTCACTGTTCACAGTTATTTCCTTGTTTTCTATTCAAAAAGGGGAAAAACAATTCTAACTCGAAATCATGAACACCAATATTTAAGTTGAGTGTGTAATGACTATCACGAAATGTATATGATATTAGTCTGAGCTATGTCATGAGCCATGTCAGGGTGCCTTGCCCAGTTATCAAATGCACTCAGACTAGTAACACAGACTAGTTCATGACTCACCCATCACAGAGATCTTATACAGCGACCTGAAATTCTGTCCGGGATTCTCGCCGGGCACGTAGTCGCCCAGGCCGATGGTACACAGCGTGATGAAGCAGAAGTATATGGAGTCCAGGAAGGACCAGGTGTCCTCGATGTAGCTGAACACCACGGCGGGTACCACAAAGAAGCCCAGCACCACCACCAGCAGCAGGATGGCGAAGTGGACGGCAGTGGCGGCGAGAGGTTCCAGGCCGATCTTCTGGCGGCACATGCTGATGGGTCCGTAGGTCACCAGGTGCATGAGCCTCTGGACACAGGCGGTGAGCACCAGCATGGTGAAGGGCACTCCCAGCAGGGCATAGAAGATGGAGAAGGCTTTGCCTGTGTCCGACAGGGGTGTAGTGTGCCCATATCCTggggagggtggagagaaagTATGAGAGAAAAAGTGTGAGACAGAGCGCAAGTTTATAGAGCTAAGAAATTAGGATCCCATACAAGCAAACACAGTACAATAGCAGATAACATGCTGTTGCCAGAGAGGTTAGTGTACTCGCCATTTAGAAAAATTAAAGTTATGGGAACAAGTCGGTTATCATTGAACAAAATGAAAGTCAAAACAATccactgtaactaggccactcaggaacattcaatgttgtcttggtaagcaaatccagtctatattttgacttgttgtgttttagattattgtcctgctgaaagattttgcctgtgcttagcta
Encoded proteins:
- the LOC139382965 gene encoding potassium channel subfamily K member 6-like, translating into MSSWYKSWILLTGFILFYVAFLLFGAFVFSTIERPVEDKLKRDIQVLKEEFLNQSCVNATSLENFLERVLQANKYGISILPNSSASSNWDLASSLFFANTLVTTVGYGHTTPLSDTGKAFSIFYALLGVPFTMLVLTACVQRLMHLVTYGPISMCRQKIGLEPLAATAVHFAILLLVVVLGFFVVPAVVFSYIEDTWSFLDSIYFCFITLCTIGLGDYVPGENPGQNFRSLYKISVMVYLFVGLMMMYLVLRAFHRMADLHGLTSFFQLPHCDEDIEEDKEPIIEAGHEDQHEAEDSAKPLDPASQISYNTINR